DNA from Candidatus Zixiibacteriota bacterium:
AGCATTGATAGTGTTCGCCCGGACCGACTCTGCAGGGGGGCACAAGGGGATTAGTTGCTTTGTTGTCGAACCCGGCAGTGATGGTGTCACGCTGGGTAAGCCGGAGAAGAAGTGCGGCATGAAAGCATCCGATACGCGGGAGATCAACTTTGCCGATGTCAAGGTTGCCAAAGAGAACATGCTGGGCGAACCGGGCGACGGTTTCAAAATGGCCGTTACGATTCTAAACTCCGGACGGCTGGGTGTTTCTTTTCAGGCTATCGGAATCGCACAGTCGGCTTTGGATGAAGCGATCAAGTACTCCAAGGAGCGCAAGCAGTTCGGTCAACCGATTGCCGCCTTCCAGGCCATCCAGTTCAAAATCGCCGACATGGCCACCCGCCTGGATGCCGCCCGGTTGCTGGCCTATCGCGCCGCCGAAATGAAGGACAGGGGAGAGCCCTGCCATCGCGAGTGCTCCATGGCCAAGCTGTTCTGTTCGCAGATGGCCAACTATGTCGTCAACGAAGCGTTGCAGATTCACGGCGGCTATGGTTACATGAAAGAATACCCGGTCGAACGATACTTCCGCGACGCACGACTCACAGAAATCTATGAAGGCACCACTGAAGCACAGCGGATGGTCATCTCACGCGACATACTTAAGGACTAAACAGTGCTTGAGAAAAAACACCACGAGTATAGAGAAAAAGTCCAGGCTTTCATAAACGAGCAGATAGCTCCCCGAGCCGCCGATATCGATCTCGAACAACGCTTCCCAACCGAATGCCTGGCGCCGATGGCCGATTTCGGTCTCATGAGCATGTTGATCTCCGAAGATTACGGCGGGCAGCCCATAGACAC
Protein-coding regions in this window:
- a CDS encoding acyl-CoA dehydrogenase family protein, yielding MDFRLSEDDLELKQMAREFAEKRLYPHAEEYDEKETTPRELIDEAGELGYLGFTASEEYDGMGLSAVAFGGVLEEICAGCAGFGILVSVHNSLCCEIVDKFGSVDLKKKYLTRMVTGEWVGAYCLTEPDAGTDVTSIKTTAEDKGDHYLVNGTKAFVTSGGLAGALIVFARTDSAGGHKGISCFVVEPGSDGVTLGKPEKKCGMKASDTREINFADVKVAKENMLGEPGDGFKMAVTILNSGRLGVSFQAIGIAQSALDEAIKYSKERKQFGQPIAAFQAIQFKIADMATRLDAARLLAYRAAEMKDRGEPCHRECSMAKLFCSQMANYVVNEALQIHGGYGYMKEYPVERYFRDARLTEIYEGTTEAQRMVISRDILKD